The genomic interval ACGTTCATGCTAGGCGATTCGGCAAAAATTGCCGAGCGGGCACAAAACGACGGCCGCTCGCAGGAGCGGCCGTCCACAGCCGGAAGGCAAGACGCGATCAGGTCAGGCGCTCTGCTGGACCGCGATGCCCTTGTCGGTGAAGGCCGACTGCAGTTCCCGGTTCTGGAACATTTCGCGGATGATGTCGCACCCGCCGACGAACTCCCCCTTGATATAGAGCTGGGGAATGGTCGGCCAGTTGGAGAATTCCTTGATCCCCTGGCGGATCTCGTCGTCCTCGAGCACGTTGATGCCCTTGTAGTCGACGCCCAGGTAGTCGAGTATCTGCACGACCTGACCCGAGAATCCGCACTGCGGAAAGTTCGGCGTACCCTTCATGAACAGCACGACGTCGTTGCTGTCGACTTCGTTCTTGATCCAGTCCTGAATGCTCATGTGTCCGTCCTTGATGATAGGCCAGGCATCGAAGGCCTGGAGTTCGGTCGAATTGGGGTGGGCAGGTCCCGTCGTATGTCGGATCGGTTCGATCAGTCCGGCGCGCTGGTCTGCAGCGCCAGGGCGTGCAATGCGCCGCCCATGTTTCCCTTCAGCGCCTGATAGACCATCTGATGCTGCTGGACACGGCTTTTGCCCCGGAACGCCTCGGAGATCACGTTTGCAGCGTAATGATCGCCGTCGCCTGCCAGATCGCGGATCTCGACCTTTGCGTCAGGCAGGGCTGCCTTGATCAGGGTTTCGATCTCGTTTGCGTCCATCGGCATTTGGGCGGTCCTTGTCCTGGTCTTTTTCTGGAGGTCTTGCTGGCACTACTGCATCGCCATGTAGGCTGGGAACCAATTCTCGTGTGCCTCCCGCAGCTTTGCAACGGATATGGTGAGGATGCCCTCAACAGTCAAATCGGTGCCGCCGACCGTGCCGATCTGCTGTGCCTCGACACCAGCGTCAACAGCATCCTCCAGCAGGCTGTCGACATCGTCCGCTCGTGCGGTGATGACATAGCGGCCCTGATCCTCGCCGAAAAGGGCGGCATGGGCCAGCCCGGACAGCTTCACGGTGGCCCCCAGGTCGCTGGCCATGGCCATTTCCGCCAGGGTGACGCCGAGGCCGCCGGAGGACACGTCATGGACGGCAGTCACGCGGCGGGCGCCGATGAACTGGCGCACCAGCAACCCGTTTCGCCGCTCCGCCGCGAGGTCGACCGGTGGGGGTGTCCCCTCTTCGCGGCCGAGAATCTCCGCAAGGTACTGGGAGGCGCCGAGGTGGGATCCAATCCCGCCAACGATGATGATCGTATCGCCCTCGCCGGCAAAGGCCGACCCGGCGCGGACGGTGACGTCGGGCAGCAGGCCGACGCCTCCGATGGCCGGCGTCGGCAGGATCGCCTTGCCTTGGGTCTCGTTGTAGAGCGAGACGTTGCCCGAGACGATAGGGAACCTCAGTGCCAGGCAGGCCTCGCCGATGCCTTTGATGCAGCCGACGAACTGGCCCATGATCTCGGGGCGTTCCGGGTTGCCGAAGTTGAGGTTATCCGTCGCGGCCAGCGGTTCGGCGCCGACCGCCGTCAGGTTGCGCCAGACCTCGGCGACGGCCTGCTTGCCGCCTTCGAACGGGTCGGCTTCGCAATAGCGGGGCGTGACGTCGACCGTGAATGCAAGGCCCTTGCGGGTGCCTTCGACACGGACGACGCCGGCGTCGCCGCCGGGCCGAGCAGCCGTGTTGCCCTGGATCAGGGTGTCATACTGTTCGTAGACCCAGCGGCGCGAGGATCCGTTGGCGCCGCCGACGAGCTTCAGCAGGGTCTCGGCATAGTCGGCAGGTTCCGGGATGTCGGCTGCGTTCAGGATAGGGCGCTTCTGCCACTGGTCCCAAGGCCGGTCGTATTCGGGCGCCTCGTCGCCGAGGTCCTTGATCGGCAGGTCCGCGACCACATCGCCCTGGTGCTTGACGATGAAGCGCAGCGTGTCGGTGGTCTTGCCGACAATGGCGAAGTCGAGGCCCCATTTGCGGAAAATGGCTTCCGCCTCGGCTTCCTTCTCGGGCCGCAGGACCATGAGCATGCGCTCCTGGCTTTCCGACAGCATCATCTCGTAGGCCGACATGCGCTCTTCACGCACCGGCACCTTGTCGAGATCGAGTTCGATGCCGAGATCGCCCTTTGCGCCCATCTCGACTGCCGAGCAGGTCAGGCCCGCCGCCCCCATGTCCTGGATGGCGATGACGGCACCGGTCGCCATCAGTTCGAGGCAGGCCTCGAGCAGGCACTTCTCGGTGAACGGATCGCCGACCTGGACGGTCGGGCGCTTTTCCTCGATGGTGTCGTCGAATTCTGCCGAAGCCATGGTGGCGCCGCCGACGCCGTCGCGTCCGGTCTTGGCACCGAGGTAGACAACCGGCAGGCCGATACCTTCAGCCTTGGAAAGAAAGATAGAATCGGTGCGGGCAAGACCTGCAGCGAAGGCGTTGACGAGACAGTTGCCATTGTAGCGGGCATGGAATTCGACCTCGCCGCCGACCGTTGGCACGCCGAAGGAATTGCCGTAGCCGCCGACACCGGCGACGACGCCGGAGACGAGGTGCCGGGTGCGCGGATGGTCCGGTTCGCCGAAGCGCAGGGCGTTCATCGCCGCGATCGGGCGAGCACCCATGGTGAAGACGTCGCGCAGGATGCCGCCAACCCCGGTCGCCGCGCCCTGGTAGGGCTCGATGTAGGACGGATGATTGTGGCTTTCCATCTTGAAAACAACGGCCTGACCGTCGCCGATGTCGACCACGCCGGCATTCTCCCCCGGACCCTGGATGACCCGCGGACCGGTGGTCGGCAGGGTTTTCAGCCACTTCTTCGACGATTTGTAGGAGCAGTGCTCGTTCCACATGGCCGAGAAGATGCCGAGTTCGGTGAACGTCGGCTCGCGCCCGATCAGGTCCAGAATGCGTTGATATTCCTCGGGTTTCAGGCCGTGGGCGGCAACCAGGTCGGGCGTGATCTTGATGTCGTTGGGAATCATGGGCGTCCGGTGCGTTGGCGGATTCGGGGGCCGGGGGCGATTTTGACGGCCGGTTTACCAGATCGGGAGGCGGAATGGGAGAGAATAGCGGATCGCGGGCGCCGTTGACCAAGATCAACATGGGCCTGGCGACGGGTCTGTAGGATGGCTGCGGATATCGACAGGATGGAGGACAAGCCATGGTCAGCGCCTTGAAACGGTTTTTCGCTATCACCGGTCTGGCTGCGGCCGCAGCCCTGGCCGGTTCCGATGCCGGCCGGGCGCAGGGCGGACTGCTCGAGGTCTATGTCGCCTTCCTCGGGCCGGCCGACCATTACAATTCCCGCGGGGCAAGGCTGACCGAACCCTGGCAGATCATCCGCCAGGACCGGGCCAATTTCCACCGTTTCGGCATCCGCGATCCGGGCGATCAGGGCGACCGCTTCTTCGCCTCGGCCAACAACCGCGAGCGCATGGAGCGGATGATCCTGAACGGCTACATCGACCCGAGCGCGGCGTGGCGGATCGTCAACGAGAACGTCTGGATTCGGGTCGAGATCTACCCGAACTCGGTCAATGTGACTGTCAATTGAGACGTCTTTTCAATGTCTTGTCCCTGTGGTGCGGATTGGTCTGCGTCCTTGCGGGTCATGCCGCGCCGGCATGGGGACTGAGCCTCGACGACAAGCTCGCGCTACTGGTCGCCGCCTATCCGCAGAGCCTGTCGCATGTGGCGGACGGGCGACTGCACTTCCGCGACGGCGGCCCGCCGCTCGCCATCGACGACGGGCGGACGAAGACCCATGCGCAGGCGCTGGAAAGCGCGGACGTGGAGGACATGCTGTCGCAGCCCTATCCGATCGGGCCGTGCGAGACGCGGTCGGAGGTCGATATCGATCCGGGCCGCGTCCGCTCCGAGGCGTTGCTGAAGCGCCTCTATGGCGCCAGCCGGGAGGCGGTTATCCGACAGCTGACCACCATCGACTGGTTCGGCGCCCGGTTGAAAGTGACGACGGCCCAGGGCATGGACCGGGCGCTCCTGAAGGTTCGAGACGATCTTGCGAAGCTTCCGGAAACCGTCATGCAGCCCGCGTCAAAGAGTGCTGGAACCTTCAACTGGAGAGTCATAGCGGGAACAGACAGGCTGTCCGTTCACAGTTTCGGTGCAGCGATAGATCTCGATACAGCCTATGCCGATTACTGGCTATGGGCGGGAGGAAGGCCGGGAGACGTGCCATACTACAAGAACAGGGTGCCGATGGAGATCGTGGAGGTCTTCGAACGGCATGGGTTCATCTGGGGCGGACGCTGGTATCACTTCGACACGATGCATTTCGAATATCGTCCGGAACTCATCGCGATCGCCAGAACGGCCGGATTCGACGCCTGCGCCGCGCCCTGACGCGCGTCGAGGGTGGCGAGACTGCGTATAAATACGTATAATTCGACGTCCGAGAGACTCCGGAACGTGTCCTACTTCCCTCCTGAGACCCGCCGGAGAGTTGCCGGAGAACTGTTTGCATGCCGCCGGCCCGCTGCCGGACCGTGGCGCCCCGCCGGCCTAGCCGATTTCGTCGCGGGCGGTGGCGAGGACGCAGAGCAGTTCGAACATCATCGAGGCTCCGACCCAGGCGGTGCCGCCGGAGGGGTCGAAGGGCGGAGAGATCTCGACCAGATCGGCGCCGACCAGGTTGAGGCCGTTCAGCTTGCGCACCATGCGCTGGGCCTGGAAAGTGGTGAAGCCGCCGATCTCCGGCGTGCCGGTGCCCGGCGCATAGGCGGGGTCGATGCCGTCGATGTCGAAGCTGACATAGGTCGGCTCCTGGCCGACGCGCTCGCGTGCCTCGGCCATGACGTCGTCGAGGCCGCGCTCCATCAGTTCCTCGATCATGACGATGCGCACGCCCTGGGCCTGGCCCCACTCGATGTCCTCGCCGTCGTACATGGTGCCGCGGATGCCGATCTGGACGACGCGCTCCGGGTCGAGCAGGTCTTCCTCGATGGCACGGCGGAACGGGGTGCCGTGGGTGTAGCGGAAGCCGCCGAAATAGCCGTCGAACAGGTCGGTATGGGCATCGAAGTGGATCATGCCGAGCGGGCCGGAGCGGGCGAGGGCGCGCAGGATCGGCAGCGAGACGAGATGGTCGCCGCCGGCGGTGAGCGGCATGATGCCCCGGTCGACGACCGCGTCGTAGAAGCCGGTGATGCGGGCGAGCGCATCCTGCACGTCGGCCGGATTGACCGGCGCGTCGCCGAGGTCGGCGCAGCGGACCAGCCGGAACGGGCTGATGCCGGTGTGCGGATGGACGAATCGAATCATGGTCGAGGCGTCGCGCAACTGGCGCGGGCCGTGGCGGGCGCCGGGGCGGTTGGTGGTGCCGCCGTCCCAGGGCACGCCGATGAGGCCGATGTCGACCTGCGCCGCGCGCGGGTCGGTCAGCGGGACATGCGGCAGGCGCATGAAGGTCGGAATGCCGGCGAAGCGCGGCAGGTCGAAGCCGGACACCGGCTCGAACGAAAAGTCGTCACCCGTCATTTTCAGCCCCCGTTCTGCACCCAGCATGCACAACGGGCCGGGCAGCGACAAGAGGCGGGGCTCGATGCACGCAAGGGGGCGGCCGTCATTCCCCCCGGCCGCCGTCCCGCCAGCGGTCGCCCCGGGCGAGCAGCGCGAGGCCGGGGTTCCCTCGTTTGCAGAGCGGTGGTTGCATGGCTCTGCCCGCACCGCTGCGCTCCTGCGACCTTGCGGAGCGACGATGCGCGAGCGGGCTGCGGGTTTCCGCTGCGCTTGGCCGGGGATGCGGGGAGGGACGGTCAGCCGACCAGTTCGCCCATCAGGCTTTCGAACAGCAGTCGGCCGTCGGTGCCGCCCTGGAGCGGTTCGACCAGGTTCTCCGGGTGCGGCATCATGCCGAGCACGTTGCCCCTGGCGTTGACGATGCCGGCGATATCGTGGATCGAGCCGTTCGGGTTGCTGCCCTCCGCATAGCGGAAGACGACCTGGCCGTTGTCCTCGATGGCTTTCAGTGTCTCGGCGTCGGCGAAATAGTTGCCGTCATGGTGGGCGACCGGGCAGCGCCAGACCTGGCCGGCGTCGAAGCGGTTGGAGAAGGCGGTGCGGGTGTTGACCGTCTCCAGCTTCACCTCGCGGCAGACGAACTTCAGATGGGCGTTGCGCATCAGCGCGCCCGGCAGCAGGCCAGCCTCGGTGAGGATCTGGAAGCCGTTGCAGACGCCGAGGACATAGACGCCGCTGGCCGCCTTGTCGATCACCGCCCGAAGTACGGGAGAGCGTGCGGCGATGGCGCCGGCGCGCAGGTAGTCGCCGTAGGAGAAGCCGCCGGGCACGACGATGAGGTCGACGTCGGGGATCTTGGTCTCGGTGTGCCAGACCGTCACCGGCTTCACGCCGGTCACCAGTTCCAGCGCGTGGAGCATGTCGCGGTCGCGGTTGAGGCCGGGGCAGAGGATGACGGCGGATTTCATGGTCGCGGGTTCCCGGTGGTCAGGAGCGGTTACGGCAGGCGAATCACAGCAGCACGAGAACGGCGATCACGCTGACGACGGCCGGCAGAACGATGAAGACCGCCGCCTTGACGGCCAGGAAGCGGATCGCGCGGGCGGTATCGTCGTCCATGGCGTCGCCGGCCTGCGTGTCAGAGGATTTCGATCGAATAGTTCTCGATCACCGTGTTGGCGAGCAGCTTCTCGCACATGGCGGCGAGGTCGGTGCGGGCGGCGGCGGCGTCGCGGCCGTCGAGCTCGATGTCGAACACCTTGCCCTGGCGCACGCCGCCGATGCCGGAAAAGCCGAGCGCGCCGAGCGCGCCCTCGATCGCCTTGCCCTGGGGGTCGAGGACGCCGTTCTTCAAGGTGACGGTTACGCGTGCCTTCATGTGCCGGTGGCCTTCTTGCGAAGCGGTCTGTCGCCGCACGGTGCAGAAACGGACGGGCGCCGATGGCGCCCGCGGTCAGTCGCAGGGGGAACGCGGCGCCATCCTCACACGGAGGCGCCGCGTCGCCGGGTCACTTGACCAGGGTCGGGCCCGAACCCGTCGGGCGGTCGTTGTCGTTCAGGATGCCGAGCCGGCGCGCGACTTCCTGATAGGCCTCGAGCAGGCCGCCCATGTCGCGACGGAAGCGGTCCTTGTCCATCTTCTCGTTCGTGGCGATGTCCCACAGACGGCAGCTGTCCGGCGAGATCTCGTCGGCGACGACGATCCGCATCATGTCGCCTTCGAACAGGCGGCCGCACTCGATCTTGAAATCGACCAGGCGGATGCCGACGCCGAGGAACAGGCCGGACAGGAAGTCGTTGACGCGGATGGCGAGCGCCATAATGTCGTCGAGTTCCTGCGGGGTGGCCCAGCCGAAGGCGGTGATGTGCTCTTCGGACACCATCGGGTCGCCCAGTTCGTCGTTCTTGTAGTAGAACTCGATGATCGAGCGCGGCAGCTGGGTGCCTTCCTCGAGGCCGAGACGCTTGGACAGCGAGCCGGCCGCGACGTTGCGCACGACGACCTCGAGCGGGATGATCTCGACTTCGCGGATCAGCTGTTCGCGCATGTTCATCCGGCGAATGAAATGGGTCGGAATGCCCATGCCGTTCAGCTGGTTGAAGATGAACTCGGAGATGCGGTTGTTGAGGACACCCTTGCCGTCGACAATCTCGTGTTTCTTGGCGTTGAAGGCGGTTGCATCGTCCTTGAAGTGCTGGATCAGGGTTCCAGGCTCCGGGCCCTCGTAGAGGATCTTGCCCTTGCCTTCATAGATGCGCCGGCGGCGGTTCATAGGCACGTACCGTGTTCGTTTGAGGAAATCCATCGAGGCGGGTAACTCCTTTGTGTTCCGATGCCGGGTGGCGCAAGTGCTGACCAATCACCGATGCATCGACATCCAGTCCCGCATTAGCGGCGCGGAACTTACCCGATCGCCGGTCAAAGTACAACGTGAAGCTTTGCCGGTTTCCCGCAGGGCTCTCATGCTTATGGGGCATGGCGCGCATATCGCGTTGATTTGCGTCGGTGCCGAGGCTATGCAGAGGCTCAGACAGGGCCCATATGTGAGGGGCGCCGGACGCACTGTCCGCAGTTCAGGAGGCACCAGGATGAGCACGTTCAACAAGCGCGAGGAAGGTTTCGAGAACAAGTTCGCGCATGACGAGGAACTGAGGTTCAAGGCCAACGCCCGCCGGAACAAGCTGCTCGGCCTGTGGGCTGCGGAGAAGCTCGGCCTGTCGGGCGACAAGGCGGAAGACTATGCCAAGGAAGTGGTGCGGGCCGATTTCGAGGAGCCGGGCCACGAGGACGTGTTCCGCAAGATCCGCGGCGACTTCGATGCCGCCGGCGTCGACCAGTCCGACCACCAGATTCGCCGCACCATGGACGAACTGCTGCAGACCGCCGTCCAGCAGATCCAGACCGGGGGCTGACCGCCTTTCGCTGGCGCGCGGTTCGGACAAGCAAGGGCTCCCGCGGCGCGGGAGCCCTTTTTTGCTGCGTGGTTTCCGGTTCGCGCTTACCGATCAGGGCCGATCCGGGCCGATCCGGGCCGATCCGGGCGGCGGTGGCCCTTGCGGAGGCGGTGCGAAGCGGCTTTGATGCCCGTCCGTCCCGTCCTCCGGCCCAGGCCGACACGCGGACGCCGAAGGAGGAAACACGTCTACCATGACCCCCGCGCAGCCCATCCTCGCCAGCCGCCTGAAGGCGGACGAAGCCATCGTGACCGCCTGGTCGACCCTTGCCGTGCCGATCCTGGCCGAACTGTTCGGCCGCGCCGGCTATGCGGCGGTGACGCTGGACATGCAGCACGGCCTGCACGACCTTGCCAGCGTGCGCGAGGGCGTGGCGTCGATCGCGCTGGGCGGCGCGCACCGGATCGTGCGCATTCCGGTCGGCGAGACTGCCACGGCGAGCCGGCTGCTCGACATGGGGGCCGAGGCGGTGATCGCGCCGATGATCAATTCGGCGGCCGACGCGCGGGCCTTCGCCGAGGCGATGAAATATCCCCCGCTCGGGGCGCGCAGCTGGGGACCGCAGCGCGGCGCGCAATTGGCCGGCCTGAGCGTGCCGGACTATCTCGTCCGGGCCAACGACGAGACGCTGGCGCTGGCCATGATCGAGACGCCGGCGGCGATCGCCGCGCTGGACGAGATCCTCGCCGTGCCCGGCATCGACGGCGTGTTCGTCGGCCCGAGCGACCTGTCGCTGACACTGTCGGGCGGGGCAAAGCTCGATCCGGGCGGGGAGAAGACGCTGGCGGCGGCGGCCGAGATCGCGACGCGGGCGCGGGCGGCGGGCAAGATTGCCGGCATCTTCTGCCTGGAGCCGGAGACGGTCGGCAAGGCGAAGGCGATGGGCTACCGCCTGATGGCCTATGGCGGCGATATGTCGCTGTTCCTCGGCGCGGCGCAGCAGGCGGTCAAGGCGGCCGGTTGATCTGCCGCAAGGACGCAGGGCGGCAATGGCGCGAGGATTCCCGCCGTCCAAGGGCGGGTCTGAAGGGGGCGCGCGGCGCCCGGACGGCCGGGACCCGTCCGCCGTTGCAGATCCGACAGGAGCCTTGCCGCCATGTGGAAGCTCGCCGTCGTCTTTTTCATCGTCATCGGCCCGACCCTCGCCGGGATCGGCGCCCTGATCCCGCTCACCGTGTTCGGGGTCAATGCCTTCGACCCGCTGATCCTGGCCGGCTGCGCGGCCGCCGGCGCGATCGTCGCGCTGCCGGTCAGCTATCTGGTCGCTCGGCGCGTCAACGAGTTGATCCAGCCCAGGGGCCCGCGCACCGCCTGAGCGGGGCTATTTCAGCGCGGCCATGAAATGGGCGAAGCTCATCATGCCCTCCGGCCAGGGACCGTGGCCGGAGGCGGTGTTGATGTGGCCGGCCGCGCCGGCATCGAGCAGGGTCGTCTCCCACAGGCGCGACAGCTGGTCGGCGCGCTCGAAGGAGCAATAGGGATCGTCGCGGCTGGCGATCTGCCAGGCATGGATGCCGAGCGGGGCGGTCGGCAGCGGCGCGAAGGCCCGGCAGGGGGCGGGCACGCGGGCGCTGTCGTCGACATCGGGAGCAGCGACCAGGAAGGCGCCGCGCACCAGGGGGCGGACCTGCGGCAGGGCGTGGACCACGGCGGCGACGCCGAGGGAATGGGCGACCAGCACCACCGGCCGCGTGCAGGACCGGACCTCGTCGACGAGCTTGCCCGTCCAGTCGGCGAGGTTGGGCGTGTCCCAGTCGTCCTGCTCCACCCGGCGCGCGGTCGAGAAGCGCTCGATCCAGCGGCTCTGCCAGTGCTGCGGTCCCGAGCCGCCCCAGCCCGGCACGATGAGGATGTCCGCCTCGGCGATCTTCATGGACCCGTCTCCCGTCCTGTTCGGCGCGTGCGCCGTCTGTAGAGCGGGAGGCGGCGGGCGATCAAGGGCGACGACGCGAAAAAGGGGATGCCGGTGACGGCATCCCCCGAGGGTGTCGCGATGGGTCTGGCGATCGCTGCTCGGTCAGGGCCAGTAGGGAGACCGGCAGGCGCGGCGCGGGCCGTTGTAGGGCTGGAACGTGTTGTCGTAGGCCCGATAGGACTTGTAGCGCCGCTGGCACCAGTTGTAGTGGGCCGCCGGCAGGCCGCGCGGGGCGGGCTGGGCCATCCCCTGGCCGAGGAACAGGCCGAGAGCGAAGGCGGCGGGCGGGAACCACCAGCCGTTGTACTGGCGATAGCCGGGACGGTAGTCCCGGTAGCCGCGGTGGCCGTTGTAGTAGGGATGGCCGCGGTGGTGATAGTAGCCCTTGCCGTGCGGGTGCTGCGGCGGCTGGCGCTTCTGGACGAGGACGAGATTGTCGTCGACGACGGCGCCGGCAGCGGGGCCGGCCTTGGGCAGCGGCAGGGCCGTGGCGCCGGGGGCGATCGCCGCGACGCCGATGGCGGCGGCTGCCAGGGCTGCGATCAGTCTGTTCCTGCGGGTCATGGGGTTTCCTCGCTCGGTGGTCGCTTCGCGCTTCACCCGGACAACCGTTCAGGTCAAGAATGGTTCCCGGGGTCGACACCGCTCGCCGACCGATCCGGCGTGTAAAAACACGCCCGCCCGACGATGCCGTTTCAGTATGGCATCACCGGCGCCGGTTTTCATCGTGGCAACTACGGACCCGGGAGGGGCTCCCGACGGGCGCCGTCACGCCGCGCCGAACACCCGCCTGAAGATCACGTCGACGTTCTTGGTGTGGTAGCCGAGATCGAAGCGGTCCCTGATGTCCTCTTCCGAAAGATAGCGACGCACGTCGGCGTCGTTCAGCAGCTCGGTGAGGAAGTCGACGCCGGCGGCCCCGGAGACCTGGTAGCTTTCCCAGACCTTCATGGCGTTGCGCTGGACGAGGCGGTAGGCGTCCTCGCGCGAGCAGCCGGCCTGGGTCAGCGCCAGCAGGATGCGCTGGGAGTGCACCAGGCCGCCGAGCCGGTCCATGTTGCCGATCATGCGCTCCGGATAGACCAGGAGCTTGTCGATGACATTGGTCAGGCGCGCGAGGGCGAAGTCGAGGGTGACGGTCGCGTCCGGACCGATCATGCGCTCGACCGACGAGTGCGAGATGTCGCGCTCGTGCCACAGCGCCACATTCTCCATGGCCGGGATGGCGTAGCCGCGCACCAGTCGGGCCAGGCCGGTGAGGTTCTCGGTCAGCACCGGGTTGCGCTTGTGCGGCATGGCCGACGAGCCCTTCTGGCCGGGGGAGAAATATTCCTCGGCTTCCAGGACCTCGGTGCGCTGCAGGTGGCGGATCTCGGTGGCGACGCGCTCGATCGACGAGGCGATGACGCCGAGCGTGGCGAAATACATGGCGTGGCGGTCGCGCGGGATGACCTGGGTCGAGACCGGCTCGGCCTTCAGGCCCATAGCGCGGGCGACGTGCTCCTCGACGCGCGGATCGATGTTGGCGAAGGTGCCGACGGCGCCGGAGATGGCGCAGGTGGCGATTTCCTCGCGCGCGTTGACGAGGCGGGTGCGGCAGCGGTCGAACTCGGCGTAGGCTTCCGCCATTTTCAGGCCGAAGGTGACCGGCTCGGCGTGGATGCCGTGGGAGCGGCCGATGCAGACCGTGTCCTTGTGCTCGAAGGCGCGGCGCTTGAGGGCGGCCAGCAGCGCGTCCATGTCCTTCAGCAGCAGATCGGTGGCGCGCACCAGCTGCACGTTGAAGCAGGTGTCCAGCACGTCCGAGGACGTCATGCCCTGATGGACGAAACGGGCATCCGGGCCGACGATTTCGGCCAGATGGGTCAGGAAGGCGATGACGTCGTGCCTGGTCTCGCGCTCGATCTCGTCGATGCGATCGATGTCGAAGGTGGCCGCGCCGCCCTTGTCCCAGATGGTCCTGGCGGCCTCCTTCGGGATCACGCCCAACTCGGCCAGCGCGTCGCAGGCATGGGCCTCGATCTCGAACCAGATGCGGAACTTGGTTTCGGGCGACCAGATGGCGACCATGTCGGGTCGCGAATAGCGCGGGATCATCGCTGTCCTCGTTCTTGGCAGACGCGGGGGGTGGCGTCGCGAAGCGCAATAGCAGAGAGCGCGACGGGGCTCAATGCGACGGGCGGCGAATGCCCGGACCGGCTCGGGTCGGGAGCGCCTGGCGGCGGGTGAAGACGAGGGCGGCGAGAAGCAGCAGCGGCAGGCCCCAGGGCAGCAGGATACGCATGCCCTCGATGCCGAACAGATAGGCGGCCGTGGCGCCGGTCATCAGCGTCTCGACGATCCAGGCCTTCGAAAGGGTCGCGTCGTGCCACTGCGCGTAATAGGCGCGGAACTGGAGGAAGAACAGCAGGGCGGTCGTGGCGACCGTCCCGATGCCCAGCGACAGGACCATGGCGGCGAACCTGGCCGACGGGTGCCGGCGCAGGCAGGCGACCACCGCAGCGGCGATCCAGGCGACGAAGGAGCCCAGCAGGCCGCCGGCGGCGAACAGGAGGACGATCGCCAGGGTGCGGGCGGTGAGGCCCTGTTCGGCCCACCACAGGTGGCCCGCGGCGAGGCCGGCCATGGCGAGCGCCCACAGCGGCGCGAACAGGGCGGCATCGGGCAGGGCGACCCGCACCGTTGCCGCGATGGTCGGCCTTGCCGGCCAGATGTGTTGCCGTTCCGCACGCATGCTCGTCGTCTTCGCAGGATCTTCAGGTTATCGGAACAGTGTTGCCGGCAAAGCCTAACAAGCGATGGATAGCGGCGCGCGCGAGCGTCAGAATCGGCCCGTGACGGCCAGATAGCGGCCGTCCGGACCCTCGAAGCCGACCGTCTCCATGAGAAGCAGCACGGCGAAGACTGGATCCCCGTCCGCGGGATAGTGGGTAAGGATACGTTCGATCGAGTAGCCGAGCGGGCAGTTGCGGCTCGCCGGCAGGGTCCTGTCCTCGGCGAGCACGGTCGTGCGGGCGCTCCGGACGAGCGTCAGGCGGAAGCCGCGGGTCTCGGCGCCATAGTCGGCGCAGTGGCCGGCGGGCAGCGGAAACTCGGTAAGCGCGAACTCGAGCGGATCGTC from Polymorphum gilvum SL003B-26A1 carries:
- the purC gene encoding phosphoribosylaminoimidazolesuccinocarboxamide synthase, translating into MNRRRRIYEGKGKILYEGPEPGTLIQHFKDDATAFNAKKHEIVDGKGVLNNRISEFIFNQLNGMGIPTHFIRRMNMREQLIREVEIIPLEVVVRNVAAGSLSKRLGLEEGTQLPRSIIEFYYKNDELGDPMVSEEHITAFGWATPQELDDIMALAIRVNDFLSGLFLGVGIRLVDFKIECGRLFEGDMMRIVVADEISPDSCRLWDIATNEKMDKDRFRRDMGGLLEAYQEVARRLGILNDNDRPTGSGPTLVK
- the purB gene encoding adenylosuccinate lyase, whose translation is MIPRYSRPDMVAIWSPETKFRIWFEIEAHACDALAELGVIPKEAARTIWDKGGAATFDIDRIDEIERETRHDVIAFLTHLAEIVGPDARFVHQGMTSSDVLDTCFNVQLVRATDLLLKDMDALLAALKRRAFEHKDTVCIGRSHGIHAEPVTFGLKMAEAYAEFDRCRTRLVNAREEIATCAISGAVGTFANIDPRVEEHVARAMGLKAEPVSTQVIPRDRHAMYFATLGVIASSIERVATEIRHLQRTEVLEAEEYFSPGQKGSSAMPHKRNPVLTENLTGLARLVRGYAIPAMENVALWHERDISHSSVERMIGPDATVTLDFALARLTNVIDKLLVYPERMIGNMDRLGGLVHSQRILLALTQAGCSREDAYRLVQRNAMKVWESYQVSGAAGVDFLTELLNDADVRRYLSEEDIRDRFDLGYHTKNVDVIFRRVFGAA
- a CDS encoding RBBP9/YdeN family alpha/beta hydrolase produces the protein MKIAEADILIVPGWGGSGPQHWQSRWIERFSTARRVEQDDWDTPNLADWTGKLVDEVRSCTRPVVLVAHSLGVAAVVHALPQVRPLVRGAFLVAAPDVDDSARVPAPCRAFAPLPTAPLGIHAWQIASRDDPYCSFERADQLSRLWETTLLDAGAAGHINTASGHGPWPEGMMSFAHFMAALK
- a CDS encoding DUF1476 domain-containing protein; the protein is MSTFNKREEGFENKFAHDEELRFKANARRNKLLGLWAAEKLGLSGDKAEDYAKEVVRADFEEPGHEDVFRKIRGDFDAAGVDQSDHQIRRTMDELLQTAVQQIQTGG
- a CDS encoding HpcH/HpaI aldolase family protein, with the translated sequence MTPAQPILASRLKADEAIVTAWSTLAVPILAELFGRAGYAAVTLDMQHGLHDLASVREGVASIALGGAHRIVRIPVGETATASRLLDMGAEAVIAPMINSAADARAFAEAMKYPPLGARSWGPQRGAQLAGLSVPDYLVRANDETLALAMIETPAAIAALDEILAVPGIDGVFVGPSDLSLTLSGGAKLDPGGEKTLAAAAEIATRARAAGKIAGIFCLEPETVGKAKAMGYRLMAYGGDMSLFLGAAQQAVKAAG
- a CDS encoding BA14K family protein, which codes for MTRRNRLIAALAAAAIGVAAIAPGATALPLPKAGPAAGAVVDDNLVLVQKRQPPQHPHGKGYYHHRGHPYYNGHRGYRDYRPGYRQYNGWWFPPAAFALGLFLGQGMAQPAPRGLPAAHYNWCQRRYKSYRAYDNTFQPYNGPRRACRSPYWP